The DNA region AATGGAAAAAGTAACACTGACATTCAGTTAATGCAATCTGATCAATATTATGATTTGAGTTACATGGAAGCTGAAACTGAAATTGATACTGAAAGTGAAATTGAAAGTGAAAATGGAAAAAGCAATAGTGACATTCAGTCAATACAATCTGATTTATATTATGACCTAACTGATATAGAAGATCAAATAGAAGTTGACCTGCGAGATGCTGGATTGCTATCTGAAGACAATCTACCTCAATCTGAAAAATTGTCTGAAAACATTACAGAGCAGCTTAGATTGATACTTGAAAACCAACAACACGACTTAACTAATAGTAATATTGACAGCGACAATGAGATTATGTTAACAGAAGCTGCAGACTTAGTAATAGACGGACGGGTATTGAAAGATATTCCTCAACCTGCAAAATTTTCTGAAAACATTACAGAGCAGATTAGATTGACATCTGAAAACCAACAACATGACTTAACTAATAGTAATATTGACAGCAACAATGAGTTTCTGGTAAGAGAAGCTGAAGACTTGGTAATAGACGTATGGGTATTGGAAGATATTCCTCAATCTGAAAAATGGCCTGAAAACATTACAGAGCTGATTAGATTGACATCTGAAAACCAACAACATGACTTAACTAATAGTAATATTGACAGCGACAATGAGTTTCTGGTAACAGAAGATCAAGACTTGGTAATAGACGTATGGGTATTGGAAGATATTCCTCAACCTGCAAAATTTCCTGAAAACATTACAGAGCTGATTAGATTGACACCTGAAAACCAACAACATGACTTAACTAATAGTAATATTGACAGCTACAATGAGATTATGTTAACAGAAGCTGAAGAATTGGTATTTGAAAAGCTTCCTAACCATAATGAAATACCTGACTGGATATAAACTGCTTTTTATTAAGTAAAGATGAAACTAAAATGCTATACCGCATGTAGATCAGCCTGAAGAGTAGTCACTTATTGCGCTATGTTATCAGCACAGCCTCAATTTAATTATGTAATAGTAACACATAGTATTCTTGTTAACTAACCAGAGTTTGATATAACGGTAAGGAAGTATAAAGATAGTAAGCATTATAGCTCTTTTTACACTTATTATGCCTAAGGTTTTATATTTCTTATATCGAACTCATGTTATTAAAATTTGTATTAAATTTTTTTGTTCTGTATGACTATGCAAGTCATTAAAAAAAGCAAACCATTTTTCCTGTGAAACTGAAAAAATTTGTGTTGCTTTATTTTGTTTGTATAGGTTAAACATTCGATAGAACAAGTGTTTTGCTGCGCTTAAGACTTGTATATGCATACTTTACTCTTTAAAACCCCGCATAATATTTAACAATTATATATTTATTATTAATCTTGAGTTATAAATTGAGATAGCCTAAAATAATTAGGCCATTAGCAAAATGTAAAACGTAGCTATGGAGATAGCGTATTTTTAGATTTTTTTTGTTTATTGTTATTCTTATAACTAATAATCATAGCATTACTTTTGCTATTTGAAGTAGTAATTAAAGTGTAGCTAGAGATTCATTTGTACCTTTAATAGCAGATTATGAAGTTTTAATGAAATAACCTCTAGCTAAATATTATCTAAATCTTGAATCTCAGATAATATCAGGTATACAGTATCATTTTGATTTTTATCAGTACATGACTTTTTGTCATAATTATGAAAAATTTTTTCATCTTTTTTAAAGTAGATGCGAAATTATCACATTGTATCTCTAGCTTCAAAAACATCATTCAAAAAAGATTTATAAAAAAAGCTCTGCAGCAGTTATTATTACTAGCTTTAAGGCTTATTTTCTACTATAATTCATAGTAGAGATTTAATTAATCAAAAATTCTTGTGTCAATAGCAATTTCTAATGAACCAAAGCCTTTTCTTCACTGGGTTGGAGGCAAAAGGAGAATTGTTGCTAAACTAATAAAGCATCTTCCTTCAGGGCCATACTATAATTACTATGAACCATTCCTTGGAGGTGGGGCTTTATTTTTTCAAGTTAGGCATCTGTTTAAACAATGTTTTTTGTCTGATATTAATCTCAACTTAATTACTAGTTATAACGCTGTAAAAAAGAATCCAAATGAGGTTAATAGATTACTAAATCTATATCACAAAAACCATTCTGAAAATTATTACTATAAAATAAGGGACAATTATTATAGTAATGATCCTAACGATATTACTGCAAAATTTATATATCTTAATAAATATTCCTTTAGGGGAATTTATAGGCTAAACAGAGACGGCACATCCGCTCAAACATTTTCTGATAAGTAATATCTTAAGCTTCATATTTGCTCTAGAATAAACAAATGTAGTAAACTTTTAACCGATGTATCAATTTGCGCAATGGATTTTTCATTTATAGGGCCTCAACAAAATGACTTTGTTTATTTCGATCCTCCTTACCACCAATCAGGAGAAAGGTTCTACACTAGAGTCCCATTTGATGAAAAAGAGCAAATCAGACTACGAGATTTTGTTTATGAACTCAACAATAAAGGTGTTAAAATTATGCTTTCAAATAATAACACTACCTTTATTAAAGCTTTATACAAAGACCTCTTCATCACTCATATTGGAGTTACATACTCAATTAATGAACAACGCAATCTCGTTAATGGGCTAATAATTACCAACTATAAAACTTATTAGTTATTAAATGTGAACCCGCCATCCAAAACGTATATGAATAGGAAGTGGTCTATAGTTAGCCATTGTGCTACATTCAATGTCTAAATATGTATCTCTTGATAAGTTTATTGTTGTACCAACTCCTACATCTATACCAGTACCACTATCACCATTGAAAACTGATACTAGGCCACCTGTAACAAAAATTGATGCTTTGTTACCTTCAATTATATTGTAATAATAATTTCCTTGAACAAAGTTATCTCTACAGTTGTGATGCCCAATAAATCCTAATCTTATATCCATTCTGTGCCGATCTAATCTATAACCAATTCCAGCTTCTAATGTATCGTAGTTAGTAGCAATACCAGTTGAAAATTTTATATAGAATTGTGAAGTATCAATACTAACTTTAGAAGTATTGAAGTTTACATTATTATTCGCTGTACATATTGATGGTGAAGATAATACAACGAATGCTAATATAACAGCATAACACGGTTGTAAAAGTGATTTTAAAATACTCATATCAGTATCTATCTAATTTAATATTTTTATAAAGTTAATGTTAATTATACTTTTTGTCAATTCTATTTCCTGGAATTAATCTATAGTTGTCTGTTGAAAATTAATACCATGGGACCAATTGTTCCGTTAGAAGGTTTAATACATCTGCATTACCGCTTTTAGCAGCATAATCTATAGGATTCATGCCGTTATCATCTTTTGCATCAATATCTGCTCCATAATCAATCAAAAGCTGTATAACATCTATGATTTCATTACGAACAGCAATATGTAGTAGTGTTTCTCCTTCATCATATTTTTTATTAATACTAGTAGAATTATGTTTTAGCATAATTGCTAAAGGTTCTATACATCTGCATTCAACAGCATCAGATAAAGGTGTATTACCTTGATTATTCTCGATATTTACATCAGCATTATATTTTAGCAGTAATGCTATATGATCATTGCAATAGACAGGATATTTTTCGAAAAATTCATAATATACTTGAATTCTGTCAACGACAAGATGTAAAGCAGTGTGCCCATCATTATTTTTTGCATTTACATTAGCTCCATTGTTCAGCAAAATCTTAGCAATAGGTAGATTCTTATATTTCAAAGCAACAGATAAAGCTGTAGTACCATCTTTATATTTTGAATTGACAAGTGTACTATCCTTATTAATAAGCTGCTTCACTTTTTTAATATCACTATCTTGAATAGCGCTATGTAAAGTATATTTAGTCTTAGATTTGAATATCATATATTTAATCGCTTCATTCTCAATTATTTACTACATTTTAACTAGCATGAAGTTTACAATATTCACTTAAGCGTTCTCCAATCTCTGGTAGTTTAAGGTATTCAGCAAGAGATATAAATTCTTGCTGAGTTTCAAATATTATTTCTTGCATTTTTTGAGGAGGTTTGATGAATATAGTTGTAATGTTATGGAATCTATCAAAAAGCTTGATCAGTAA from Orientia tsutsugamushi str. Boryong includes:
- a CDS encoding ankyrin repeat domain-containing protein → MIFKSKTKYTLHSAIQDSDIKKVKQLINKDSTLVNSKYKDGTTALSVALKYKNLPIAKILLNNGANVNAKNNDGHTALHLVVDRIQVYYEFFEKYPVYCNDHIALLLKYNADVNIENNQGNTPLSDAVECRCIEPLAIMLKHNSTSINKKYDEGETLLHIAVRNEIIDVIQLLIDYGADIDAKDDNGMNPIDYAAKSGNADVLNLLTEQLVPWY